The DNA segment TCTCCGCCGCATGCAGCACGAGCACGAGCGGCGCGAAGATCGCCAGGTTCTCCACCGCATTAGCGTGGGCGCGCTTCGCCCGCTGCGCCCAGGGCGCGGCGTAGGGCGTGTCGTGGACCGGGTCGCGCATCGCCGGCCCGAACCCCAGCTGGGCGACGAGCACGAACACGTAGACCCACATCAGGCCGGTCATGGTGACGGTGAGGGCGAGCCAGAAGAGTTCTGCCGGCAATTCCATATAAAGGTTCTCCTTGAGGGGGGCGGAGACAGACTCTAGGGCGCCCGCGCAATCCTTTGAATGCTTGTATGTATCGATTTGTTTGCAGATACTCTCGCCATGAGCCGCGGACCCAAAGACGCCCTCAGCGACGCCCTCGCCGCCATGCGCGTCTCCGGCACCTTGCTGCTGAACGAGTGCTATCGCTCGCCCTGGGGGCTGCAGCTGCCCGCCGCGGAGCGCCTGGCGGAGATGTTCCAG comes from the Pseudomonadota bacterium genome and includes:
- a CDS encoding MAPEG family protein, whose protein sequence is MPAELFWLALTVTMTGLMWVYVFVLVAQLGFGPAMRDPVHDTPYAAPWAQRAKRAHANAVENLAIFAPLVLVLHAAEISTSATVAACAVYFVARALHYGVYVAAVPWARTPLFMVGFLAQATLAVTLLRSSL